A genomic segment from Phragmites australis chromosome 6, lpPhrAust1.1, whole genome shotgun sequence encodes:
- the LOC133922773 gene encoding ATP-dependent RNA helicase SUV3, mitochondrial-like isoform X1: protein MAVAALLRRRALSSSPAASSCLPAVYVRCLLSNSDLHSMVNSTSLRFRRDYHNSGKFDLTDMTHPHMWYPKAREKKRNVFLHVGPTNSGKTHNALKRLEASSSGVYCGPLRLLAREVAQRLNNVGVPCNLITGQERNEIDGAKHSSLTVEMADVTTEYQCAVIDEIQMVGCRSRGFSFTRALLGLCSDELHVCGDPAAVPLIQRILEATGDVVTVQYYERLSPLVPLKSPLGSFSNIRAGDCLVTFSRRGIYNFKKRIETEGKHLCSVVYGSLPPETRTKQATMFNDDSSDLNVLVASDAIGMGLNLNIYRIIFSTMMKFDGFSNRELTVAEIKQIAGRAGRYGSKFPVGEVTCLDAEDLPLLHSSLDSPSPIIERAGLFPTFDLLSLYSRLHGNDFFHPILERFLDKAKLSPDYFIADCEDMLKVAAIVDDLPLGLYDKYLFCLSPVDMRDDISVQGLIQFAENYAKKGIVRLKEIFTPGTLQVPKTHNQLKELESVHKVLELYVWLSFRLEDSFPDHEMAASQKSICSMLIEEYLERSGWQPRGRRKFLSTPQKLLQESDVSQLSKYFQVDARSK from the exons ATGGCGGTCGCCGCTCTCCTGCGCCGGAGGGCGCTCTCGTCGTCCCCTGCGGCCTCCTCGTGCTTGCCTG CTGTTTATGTTCGCTGCCTTCTCTCCAATTCTGATCTACATTCCATGGTAAATTCCACTAGTTTGAGATTTAGGAGGGACTACCACAACTCTGGGAAGTTTGACTTGACTGATATGAC ACATCCTCATATGTGGTACCCAAAGGCCCGAGAAAAGAAGCGCAATGTATTTTTACATGTTGGTCCGACAAACAGTGGGAAAACACATAATGCTCTCAAGAGATTAGAAGCAAGCTCTTCAG GTGTGTACTGTGGACCTTTGAGATTGTTAGCACGGGAAGTAGCACAAAGATTAAACAACGTTGGTGTCCCTTGTAACTTGATTACTGGAcaagaaaggaatgaaattgatGGTGCAAAGCATAGCTCCTTGACAGTTGAGATGGCTGATGTGACAACTGAGTATCAGTGCGCTGTTATTGATGAAATTCAG ATGGTTGGCTGTAGATCAAGGGGTTTTTCGTTCACACGTGCACTTCTGGGGCTATGTTCAGATGAACTTCATGTTTGTGGTGACCCAGCTGCTGTTCCTCTTATTCAGCGAATTCTTGAAGCTACTGGTGATGTAGTTACG GTTCAATATTATGAGAGACTATCTCCTTTGGTTCCTCTGAAGTCTCCACTTGGGTCTTTCTCTAACATCAGGGCAGGAGATTGTTTAGTAACATTCTCAAGACGTGGGATTTATAATTTCAAG AAAAGAATTGAAACGGAGGGAAAGCATCTTTGTTCTGTGGTCTATGGCTCATTGCCACCGGAAACTCGAACGAAACAG GCGACAATGTTCAATGATGACAGCAGTGACCTTAATGTGCTAGTGGCTAGTGATGCTATTGGAATGGGTCTTAATCTGAACATTTATAGAATTATTTTCTCTACAATGATGAAGTTTGATGGCTTCAGCAACAGGGAACTGACTGTGGCTGAGATCAAACAGATTGCTG GCAGGGCTGGGAGATATGGGTCTAAGTTCCCAGTTGGTGAAGTGACATGTCTAGATGCTGAAGATCTCCCATTACTTCACTCATCTCTGGATTCACCTTCCCCCATTATAGAG CGTGCTGGACTTTTCCCCACATTCGATTTATTGTCTTTGTATTCACGATTGCATGGAAATGACTTTTTTCACCCTATACTG GAACGTTTCTTGGACAAGGCTAAACTATCTCCGGACTATTTTATTGCTGATTGTGAAGATATGCTG AAGGTTGCTGCTATTGTTGATGATTTACCTCTTGGGTTGTATGATAAATACCTCTTCTGTCTCAG TCCAGTGGACATGCGTGATGATATATCTGTCCAAGGATTAATTCAG TTTGCAGAAAATTATGCAAAGAAGGGCATTGTTCGACTTAAAGAGATATTCACACCTGGAACATTGCAGGTTCCGAAAACACACAATCAACTCAAGGAGCTTGAATCAGTTCACAAG GTCCTAGAGTTGTATGTGTGGTTAAGCTTCAGATTGGAGGATTCCTTTCCAGACCATGAAATGGCAGCTTCCCAAAAGTCAATCTGCAGCAT GTTGATCGAAGAATATTTGGAGAGGTCAGGATGGCAGCCACGAGGACGAAGAAAGTTTTTGAGTACTCCGCAAAAGCTGCTCCAAGAATCTGATGTGTCGCAATT GAGCAAATATTTTCAAGTTGATGCAAGATCAAAATAG
- the LOC133922773 gene encoding ATP-dependent RNA helicase SUV3, mitochondrial-like isoform X2 yields MWYPKAREKKRNVFLHVGPTNSGKTHNALKRLEASSSGVYCGPLRLLAREVAQRLNNVGVPCNLITGQERNEIDGAKHSSLTVEMADVTTEYQCAVIDEIQMVGCRSRGFSFTRALLGLCSDELHVCGDPAAVPLIQRILEATGDVVTVQYYERLSPLVPLKSPLGSFSNIRAGDCLVTFSRRGIYNFKKRIETEGKHLCSVVYGSLPPETRTKQATMFNDDSSDLNVLVASDAIGMGLNLNIYRIIFSTMMKFDGFSNRELTVAEIKQIAGRAGRYGSKFPVGEVTCLDAEDLPLLHSSLDSPSPIIERAGLFPTFDLLSLYSRLHGNDFFHPILERFLDKAKLSPDYFIADCEDMLKVAAIVDDLPLGLYDKYLFCLSPVDMRDDISVQGLIQFAENYAKKGIVRLKEIFTPGTLQVPKTHNQLKELESVHKVLELYVWLSFRLEDSFPDHEMAASQKSICSMLIEEYLERSGWQPRGRRKFLSTPQKLLQESDVSQLSKYFQVDARSK; encoded by the exons ATGTGGTACCCAAAGGCCCGAGAAAAGAAGCGCAATGTATTTTTACATGTTGGTCCGACAAACAGTGGGAAAACACATAATGCTCTCAAGAGATTAGAAGCAAGCTCTTCAG GTGTGTACTGTGGACCTTTGAGATTGTTAGCACGGGAAGTAGCACAAAGATTAAACAACGTTGGTGTCCCTTGTAACTTGATTACTGGAcaagaaaggaatgaaattgatGGTGCAAAGCATAGCTCCTTGACAGTTGAGATGGCTGATGTGACAACTGAGTATCAGTGCGCTGTTATTGATGAAATTCAG ATGGTTGGCTGTAGATCAAGGGGTTTTTCGTTCACACGTGCACTTCTGGGGCTATGTTCAGATGAACTTCATGTTTGTGGTGACCCAGCTGCTGTTCCTCTTATTCAGCGAATTCTTGAAGCTACTGGTGATGTAGTTACG GTTCAATATTATGAGAGACTATCTCCTTTGGTTCCTCTGAAGTCTCCACTTGGGTCTTTCTCTAACATCAGGGCAGGAGATTGTTTAGTAACATTCTCAAGACGTGGGATTTATAATTTCAAG AAAAGAATTGAAACGGAGGGAAAGCATCTTTGTTCTGTGGTCTATGGCTCATTGCCACCGGAAACTCGAACGAAACAG GCGACAATGTTCAATGATGACAGCAGTGACCTTAATGTGCTAGTGGCTAGTGATGCTATTGGAATGGGTCTTAATCTGAACATTTATAGAATTATTTTCTCTACAATGATGAAGTTTGATGGCTTCAGCAACAGGGAACTGACTGTGGCTGAGATCAAACAGATTGCTG GCAGGGCTGGGAGATATGGGTCTAAGTTCCCAGTTGGTGAAGTGACATGTCTAGATGCTGAAGATCTCCCATTACTTCACTCATCTCTGGATTCACCTTCCCCCATTATAGAG CGTGCTGGACTTTTCCCCACATTCGATTTATTGTCTTTGTATTCACGATTGCATGGAAATGACTTTTTTCACCCTATACTG GAACGTTTCTTGGACAAGGCTAAACTATCTCCGGACTATTTTATTGCTGATTGTGAAGATATGCTG AAGGTTGCTGCTATTGTTGATGATTTACCTCTTGGGTTGTATGATAAATACCTCTTCTGTCTCAG TCCAGTGGACATGCGTGATGATATATCTGTCCAAGGATTAATTCAG TTTGCAGAAAATTATGCAAAGAAGGGCATTGTTCGACTTAAAGAGATATTCACACCTGGAACATTGCAGGTTCCGAAAACACACAATCAACTCAAGGAGCTTGAATCAGTTCACAAG GTCCTAGAGTTGTATGTGTGGTTAAGCTTCAGATTGGAGGATTCCTTTCCAGACCATGAAATGGCAGCTTCCCAAAAGTCAATCTGCAGCAT GTTGATCGAAGAATATTTGGAGAGGTCAGGATGGCAGCCACGAGGACGAAGAAAGTTTTTGAGTACTCCGCAAAAGCTGCTCCAAGAATCTGATGTGTCGCAATT GAGCAAATATTTTCAAGTTGATGCAAGATCAAAATAG